A DNA window from Gorilla gorilla gorilla isolate KB3781 chromosome 6, NHGRI_mGorGor1-v2.1_pri, whole genome shotgun sequence contains the following coding sequences:
- the LOC115935379 gene encoding uncharacterized protein, producing the protein MGTQRAVREELLRSRRHFPPPPDRCCAYAAARFPTLQPEPRAPPGPKREALAGTCGDGSCNVRKARLRPRPQCPGADSLRQPAGASGQRGGRTGSTGRSGPGGGWNLKVPSHLLPVLGPGTLEEPGWRLQKIPGWRKQPRARVAAAGVSERDEPPETELRPRPAPSSPHAAPPVRLSRWRPRVLAVRITSGCVGARKKVLGWNVCTGLWRWLLAVLPGKLGTDYPTADAVKEVLLLWRNCGSSGSGDT; encoded by the exons ATGGGTACACAGAGGGCTGTCAGAGAAGAG CTCCTCCGAAGCCGCCGCCATTTTCCGCCCCCGCCGGATCGCTGCTGTGCCTATGCAGCCGCTCGCTTCCCTACTCTGCAGCCTGAGCCACGGGCGCCGCCCGGCCCTAAGAGGGAGGCCTTGGCCGGAACGTGCGGGGACGGCAGCTGCAACGTCAGGAAGGCCAGGCTCCGACCCCGCCCGCAGTGCCCCGGCGCCGACAGCTTGCGCCAGCCGGCGGGAGCTAGCGGGCAGCGAGGGGGCCGGACAGGCTCCACTGGGCGGAGCGGCCCTGGCGGCGGTTGGAACCTGAAGGTTCCATCGCACTTACTTCCTGTTTTGGGTCCGGGCACTTTGGAAGAACCAGGATGGAGGCTCCAAAAAATACCAGGATGGAGGAAGCAGCCACGGGCGAGAGTGGCTGCAGCTGGAGTGAGCGAGCGCGACGAGCCACCGGAAACGGAGCTGCGGCCGCGCCCCGCCCCCAGCTCCCCGCACGCTGCCCCTCCCGTTCGTCTGTCCCGCTGGCGGCCCCGCGTGCTGGCTGTACGCATCACTTCCGGCTGTGTCGGCGCGCGAAAAAAGGTCCTGGGTTGGAATGTTTGTACTGGTCTGTGGCGGTGGTTGTTGGCTGTCCTGCCAGGAAAACTCGGCACTGACTATCCCACTGCTGATGCTGTAAAAGAGGTCCTTCTGCTATGGCGCAACTGTGGTTCCTCTGGTTCTGGGGACACTTAG